Proteins from a single region of Dehalococcoidia bacterium:
- a CDS encoding DUF4242 domain-containing protein, which yields MPKYIIERNIEGAADRKGNTGAVNSNKVLKEMNDEGKNIHWQHSYTTQDKVYCVYIADNPSLVLEHANRLGAPADKIEEIKGISDPTTGE from the coding sequence ATGCCAAAATATATTATTGAAAGAAATATTGAAGGTGCTGCAGACAGGAAAGGTAATACTGGAGCAGTAAATTCTAACAAAGTCTTAAAAGAAATGAATGATGAAGGGAAAAATATTCATTGGCAACATAGCTATACGACCCAAGATAAAGTCTACTGTGTTTATATTGCTGATAACCCGAGCCTTGTTCTCGAGCATGCTAATAGATTAGGAGCTCCTGCGGATAAAATAGAAGAAATTAAAGGCATCAGCGATCCAACTACAGGAGAATGA
- the smpB gene encoding SsrA-binding protein SmpB — MSLAKNRKAYYDYEILDKFEAGLVLNGPEIKSIRNSNVSISESRVIINKGEAWLIGCHVAEYKFDSSSNQYDPIRDRKLLLHKNQIDKLGGAKTQKGLTIIPLSIYLKRNLVKIEIALARGKKKYDKRASIKEKDSNRTISRILKNKNS; from the coding sequence ATGTCATTAGCTAAAAATAGAAAAGCATATTATGATTATGAAATTTTAGATAAATTTGAAGCTGGATTAGTCTTAAATGGACCTGAAATTAAATCAATCAGAAATAGTAATGTATCTATATCTGAGTCTAGGGTGATTATAAATAAAGGAGAGGCTTGGCTAATTGGATGTCATGTAGCTGAGTACAAATTTGACTCTTCTTCAAATCAATATGATCCCATAAGAGATAGGAAACTTTTACTTCATAAAAACCAGATTGATAAACTTGGTGGAGCCAAAACTCAAAAAGGCTTAACTATAATTCCTCTGTCTATTTATTTAAAAAGAAATCTAGTTAAGATTGAAATAGCATTAGCTAGAGGTAAAAAGAAGTATGATAAAAGAGCATCTATAAAAGAGAAAGATTCTAATAGAACAATCTCTAGAATTTTGAAAAATAAGAATTCTTAA
- the miaA gene encoding tRNA (adenosine(37)-N6)-dimethylallyltransferase MiaA, whose translation MSKKKIISIVGPTASGKSDLAFKIAEKYNLSIVNSDSKLLYRDFNIGTAKPSENQMKKVKHYMIDLLNHNEGSNLVWFLENSRKIINDLESIPILVGGTGQYTWGIIEGWDPPKIKPNSRLRNKLEKEISEFGINQVIQKYSTKYPLKDNKDLQNPRRLVRIIERYDSGYNDSSKRRLKNHNLKSLIIGINIDRKTNDQLIKLRIQKMIESGWIDEVKQLLENGVKKNSPAMSSIGYREVISYLDQELDKNQMIKKIFSSTRKLMRHQDNWFKKSDKRIKWVDFDNSFEQADNIISLWLSKN comes from the coding sequence ATGTCAAAAAAAAAAATTATTTCTATTGTTGGGCCAACTGCTTCAGGAAAATCTGATTTAGCATTCAAAATTGCTGAAAAATATAATTTATCAATAGTTAATTCTGATTCTAAGCTTTTGTATAGAGATTTTAATATAGGTACTGCAAAACCATCTGAGAACCAAATGAAGAAAGTTAAACATTATATGATTGATTTATTAAATCATAATGAAGGAAGCAATCTAGTATGGTTTTTAGAAAATTCAAGAAAAATAATAAATGACTTAGAATCAATACCAATTTTAGTAGGTGGGACTGGCCAATATACTTGGGGAATTATAGAAGGTTGGGATCCGCCGAAAATAAAACCTAACTCTAGGTTAAGAAATAAACTTGAAAAAGAAATTTCAGAGTTTGGAATAAATCAGGTAATACAAAAATATTCTACAAAATATCCATTAAAAGATAATAAAGATTTACAAAACCCTAGAAGATTAGTGAGGATTATAGAAAGATATGACTCAGGATACAATGATTCAAGTAAAAGAAGGTTAAAGAATCATAACCTAAAAAGCCTAATAATAGGTATAAATATTGATAGAAAAACAAATGACCAATTGATCAAATTAAGAATTCAGAAAATGATTGAATCAGGGTGGATAGATGAAGTAAAACAATTATTAGAGAATGGAGTTAAAAAAAATTCTCCTGCAATGTCTTCAATTGGCTACAGAGAAGTAATTTCTTATTTAGACCAAGAACTTGATAAAAATCAAATGATTAAAAAAATATTTTCTTCAACTAGAAAGTTGATGCGTCATCAAGATAACTGGTTTAAAAAGAGTGATAAAAGAATTAAATGGGTAGATTTTGATAATTCATTCGAACAAGCCGATAATATAATATCTTTGTGGTTATCAAAAAATTAG
- a CDS encoding S41 family peptidase: MNNQFINTRNIFIMATIAIISFALGFFVNNYTSEGNLIADDNKEIVFEEKSRPNSVPENIKAFWEAYDFINDSYYDRSRIDDNKITDETVKTLIKTLDDKHSTYISPEKWEIASSDLSGSYQGIGAYVDMANDQSSVVIVAPISGGPAEAVGIKGGDKILKVDGVSIIGMTLTEAINLIRGPEGTSVLLTIERLNEFEPIEIKVTRAKIEQPSVNSDPVSETNYIKIRINQYTDSTPQELSEAFSEAIEIENASGIILDLRNNPGGLLGSAVDSTSLFLDSGVVTFEIDAKGKKTLWNVNGEVGKYSKIPMVTLVNGNSASGSEVMAGALQDYGRSVVIGEKTYGKGSVSLVRALSNGGGMFLTNAHWFTPNGRAIHDIGLEPDVVVELPDASSKASDFYDTQIEAAITQLDFETKN; encoded by the coding sequence ATGAATAATCAATTTATTAATACTAGAAATATTTTTATTATGGCTACAATTGCCATAATATCTTTTGCTTTGGGTTTTTTTGTTAATAACTATACATCAGAAGGTAATCTAATTGCAGATGATAATAAAGAAATAGTTTTTGAAGAGAAATCTCGACCTAATTCTGTGCCTGAAAATATCAAAGCCTTTTGGGAAGCATATGATTTTATTAATGATTCTTATTACGACAGATCAAGAATTGATGATAATAAAATTACTGATGAAACAGTAAAGACCTTAATCAAAACACTAGATGATAAACATTCAACATATATTTCTCCAGAAAAATGGGAAATAGCTAGTTCAGACTTATCTGGATCATATCAAGGTATAGGTGCATATGTTGATATGGCAAATGATCAATCTTCAGTTGTAATAGTGGCCCCTATTTCTGGTGGTCCAGCTGAAGCTGTAGGAATAAAGGGTGGAGATAAAATATTAAAAGTTGATGGAGTAAGTATTATTGGAATGACTCTTACTGAAGCAATAAACTTAATAAGAGGACCCGAAGGAACTTCAGTATTATTAACGATTGAAAGACTCAATGAATTTGAACCAATTGAGATTAAAGTAACAAGAGCAAAAATAGAACAACCAAGTGTAAATTCAGATCCAGTTTCTGAAACTAATTACATCAAGATAAGAATCAATCAATATACCGATTCAACCCCCCAAGAATTATCAGAAGCTTTTAGTGAGGCAATTGAGATTGAAAATGCATCAGGAATTATTTTAGATCTAAGAAATAATCCCGGAGGACTTTTAGGATCTGCTGTGGATTCAACAAGTTTATTTCTTGATTCTGGGGTTGTCACATTTGAAATAGATGCAAAAGGAAAAAAGACTTTATGGAATGTTAATGGAGAAGTTGGTAAATACTCTAAAATTCCTATGGTTACCCTTGTAAATGGAAACTCTGCTAGTGGATCAGAAGTAATGGCTGGCGCATTACAAGACTATGGAAGAAGTGTAGTTATTGGGGAAAAGACATATGGAAAAGGCAGTGTAAGTTTAGTTAGAGCTTTATCTAATGGTGGAGGCATGTTCCTAACTAATGCTCATTGGTTTACTCCTAATGGCCGAGCTATACATGATATTGGGCTTGAGCCAGATGTAGTTGTTGAATTACCAGATGCATCATCCAAGGCATCAGATTTTTATGATACTCAAATAGAAGCAGCTATAACTCAGTTAGATTTCGAAACAAAAAATTAA
- the dapF gene encoding diaminopimelate epimerase, translating to MIPFVKLQGAGNDYIALDGRNQNYDWNQLSVDMSKPAFGIGSDGIVVVFDSDSADIRMRIYNPDGSEAEISGNGIRLFTKFVIDSKIINPEKKILKIETGDGIKTVYPKLENDKVISSRVEMGIPNFIPSKIPINVPKLNDDDAPKFSVSILDRELDFTCLSVGNPHAVIIIDEKVEEFPLVEIGTIVEKHEYFPNRINFEVVNIISRNKIRARIFERGAGETLSSGTGSTASASAARYNGLVDDDVEVILDGGNLNISWDGNDMAMLEGPSEEVFSGIWPH from the coding sequence ATGATACCTTTTGTTAAACTTCAAGGTGCTGGAAATGATTACATTGCACTAGATGGAAGGAATCAAAATTATGATTGGAATCAATTATCTGTAGATATGAGTAAACCTGCTTTCGGGATAGGATCTGATGGAATAGTTGTTGTTTTTGATAGTGATTCAGCTGATATTAGAATGAGGATCTATAATCCTGATGGTTCAGAAGCTGAAATAAGTGGAAATGGTATAAGATTATTTACAAAATTTGTTATTGATTCAAAAATAATTAATCCCGAAAAAAAAATCTTAAAAATTGAAACAGGAGATGGAATTAAAACTGTATATCCAAAATTAGAAAATGATAAGGTGATTTCCTCCAGAGTTGAGATGGGTATTCCTAATTTTATACCAAGTAAAATCCCAATTAATGTACCAAAATTAAATGATGATGATGCCCCTAAATTTTCTGTATCAATTCTCGATAGGGAACTAGACTTTACTTGCCTGTCTGTAGGTAATCCTCATGCAGTAATAATAATTGATGAAAAAGTAGAAGAATTTCCATTGGTAGAGATAGGTACTATCGTAGAAAAGCATGAATATTTTCCTAATAGGATAAATTTTGAAGTAGTAAATATTATTTCTAGGAATAAAATTAGAGCTAGAATTTTTGAAAGAGGAGCAGGCGAGACTCTATCTTCTGGTACAGGGAGCACTGCATCTGCTAGTGCTGCTAGATACAATGGATTAGTTGATGATGATGTTGAAGTGATATTAGATGGAGGAAATCTAAATATTTCTTGGGATGGTAATGATATGGCAATGTTAGAAGGGCCAAGTGAAGAAGTTTTTTCTGGAATTTGGCCACATTAA
- a CDS encoding LL-diaminopimelate aminotransferase, translated as MKLAKRVQELPPYLFVGISKAIAKKKEEGIEVISFGIGDPDIPTPNNVLNRLKSASDNPVHHRYPESEGLPEFRQAVSNFYKERFGVNLDHQTEVINLIGAKEGIAHAPLCFIDPGDKALVPNPAYPVYEIGTMFAGGESVFVDLLEKNDFLIDFSSIDTKTAREAKMLWINYPNNPTGAIANIDFFREAVEFCKEFDIALMHDACYTEVTYDGYVAPSILEVPGAMDISIEFHSLSKTANMTGWRVGSAVGNPDLINALMRVKSNIDSGLSQAIQEMGIEALSLSKDWIKGNNDIYKKRRDKVVSTLKEIGLDAVAPKATLYIWTRVPDGYTSASFTERLLEDVNVVVTPGNGYGTAGEGFIRLSLTIPDDQIDEGLKRLSQFTLN; from the coding sequence ATGAAGTTAGCTAAGAGAGTACAAGAATTACCACCATATCTATTTGTTGGTATTTCTAAGGCAATTGCAAAGAAAAAAGAAGAAGGAATAGAAGTTATTTCATTTGGAATAGGTGATCCAGATATACCAACGCCAAATAATGTTTTGAATAGACTTAAGTCTGCTTCGGATAATCCTGTTCATCATCGATATCCTGAATCAGAAGGGTTACCTGAATTTCGACAAGCTGTTTCTAATTTTTATAAAGAAAGATTTGGTGTAAATTTAGATCATCAAACCGAAGTTATTAATTTAATTGGAGCTAAAGAAGGAATAGCACATGCACCATTATGTTTTATTGATCCAGGAGATAAAGCTCTAGTTCCTAACCCGGCTTATCCTGTTTATGAAATTGGAACTATGTTTGCAGGAGGTGAATCAGTATTTGTAGATCTATTAGAAAAGAATGATTTCCTAATTGATTTTTCTTCAATAGACACAAAAACTGCTAGAGAAGCAAAAATGTTATGGATTAATTATCCTAATAATCCTACAGGAGCAATTGCTAACATTGATTTTTTTAGGGAAGCTGTAGAGTTTTGTAAGGAATTTGATATAGCTCTTATGCATGATGCTTGTTATACAGAAGTGACTTATGATGGATATGTTGCTCCAAGTATACTTGAGGTGCCTGGAGCTATGGATATTTCAATTGAATTTCATTCTTTATCTAAAACAGCAAATATGACTGGATGGAGAGTCGGTAGTGCTGTAGGAAATCCTGATCTTATAAATGCCCTAATGAGAGTAAAATCAAATATTGATTCAGGATTGTCTCAAGCAATACAAGAAATGGGAATTGAAGCCCTTTCTTTATCCAAAGATTGGATTAAGGGAAATAATGATATTTATAAAAAAAGAAGAGATAAAGTAGTTTCAACTTTGAAGGAAATAGGTCTTGATGCCGTTGCTCCTAAGGCCACTTTATATATTTGGACAAGAGTTCCTGATGGTTATACTTCAGCATCATTTACAGAAAGATTATTAGAAGACGTAAATGTTGTAGTGACTCCAGGCAATGGATATGGAACAGCAGGAGAAGGGTTTATAAGACTTTCATTGACTATTCCTGATGATCAAATTGATGAAGGATTGAAAAGACTATCTCAATTTACTTTGAATTAA
- the hflX gene encoding GTPase HflX, producing the protein MKNYKTEIHKEKALLIAADQKKKCSKRKILESLSELRNLSISAGAEPILEIFQLLDKPLNTYVGSGKIIEIKSLIKKMHIDVCIFDDELNPSTQRDLEKKLNVKVIDRTALILDIFSKRAQSHEGKLQVELAQSEYLLPRLAGQWSHLERLGGGIGTRGPGETQIETDRRLIRGRIKRVKAGMKKVENTRTSQRSKRMTNNIINYSLVGYTNSGKSLLFNRLVKSNILSKNQLFSTLDTTTRKFFLQHNISSTISDTVGFINKLPTILVESFKSTLEEAVNADILLHVVDFAADDYLEKIKTVDLILEDLGLSEVPKLLIKNKIDLIDNINEIIDLDSSYLAQISTSAKNGIGFEELREALITSASIIKNENNYIYI; encoded by the coding sequence TTGAAAAATTATAAAACAGAAATTCATAAAGAAAAAGCTTTGCTGATTGCAGCTGATCAGAAGAAAAAATGCTCAAAAAGAAAAATTCTTGAATCTTTGTCTGAATTAAGAAACTTAAGTATTTCTGCGGGAGCTGAACCTATTCTAGAAATTTTTCAATTATTAGATAAACCTCTTAATACCTATGTTGGTTCAGGTAAAATAATTGAAATAAAAAGTCTTATTAAAAAAATGCATATAGATGTTTGTATTTTTGATGATGAACTAAATCCAAGTACTCAAAGAGATCTTGAAAAAAAACTGAATGTTAAGGTTATAGATAGAACTGCATTGATCTTAGATATTTTTTCTAAAAGAGCTCAAAGTCATGAAGGTAAACTTCAAGTGGAATTAGCTCAATCAGAATATCTTCTACCAAGATTGGCAGGTCAATGGTCTCATTTGGAGAGGCTAGGTGGAGGTATTGGTACAAGAGGTCCTGGAGAAACTCAAATAGAGACAGATAGACGTTTAATCAGAGGAAGAATAAAACGTGTAAAGGCTGGGATGAAGAAAGTAGAAAATACTAGAACTTCTCAAAGAAGTAAAAGAATGACTAACAATATTATTAACTATTCTTTAGTTGGGTATACAAACTCAGGAAAAAGTTTACTCTTCAATAGATTAGTTAAGTCCAATATTCTCTCAAAAAATCAACTATTTTCCACTTTGGATACTACAACTAGAAAATTTTTTTTACAACATAATATTTCTTCTACTATTTCAGATACAGTAGGTTTCATTAATAAACTTCCAACAATATTGGTAGAATCCTTCAAATCTACATTAGAAGAAGCAGTGAATGCAGATATTTTGCTTCATGTTGTTGATTTTGCAGCAGATGATTATCTTGAGAAAATTAAGACTGTGGATCTAATTTTAGAAGATTTAGGATTGTCAGAAGTACCTAAATTATTGATTAAAAATAAAATTGATCTTATTGATAATATTAATGAGATAATTGATTTAGATTCTAGCTATCTTGCACAAATATCAACATCAGCAAAAAATGGAATTGGCTTCGAAGAGCTCAGAGAAGCCTTGATTACCTCAGCATCAATAATAAAAAATGAAAATAACTATATATACATATAA